Proteins encoded in a region of the Halosimplex halophilum genome:
- a CDS encoding nucleoside phosphorylase: protein MAKQPHLLVEEGDVHDIALIPGDPGRVERIAGHCENVEHVAENREYKLVNATYEGRDLTVCSTGIGCPSATIAVEELANVGVETFVRVGTTGALQSDIEIGDMVVATGAAKNEGTTKRYEDVEYPAVADYDTLDTLVRSAEERGESVHVGPIATDDAFYAETDEYVDDWEQAGLLAVEMEAAAVFTLARRKGLRAGAICTVDGNLVEGTQKGETDDDELPEKAKDNVERAIRISLEAATRL, encoded by the coding sequence ATGGCGAAACAGCCGCACCTGCTGGTCGAGGAGGGCGACGTACACGACATCGCGCTGATCCCGGGCGACCCCGGGCGCGTCGAGCGCATCGCCGGCCACTGCGAGAACGTCGAGCACGTGGCCGAGAACCGCGAGTACAAACTGGTCAACGCGACCTACGAGGGACGGGACCTGACGGTCTGTTCGACGGGGATCGGCTGCCCGTCGGCGACCATCGCCGTCGAGGAACTCGCCAACGTCGGCGTCGAGACGTTCGTCCGGGTCGGGACGACGGGCGCGCTCCAGTCGGACATCGAGATCGGCGACATGGTCGTCGCGACGGGCGCCGCCAAGAACGAGGGGACGACGAAGCGCTACGAGGACGTCGAATATCCGGCGGTCGCCGACTACGACACGCTGGACACGCTCGTCCGCAGCGCGGAGGAGCGAGGCGAGTCGGTTCACGTCGGCCCCATCGCGACGGACGACGCCTTCTACGCCGAGACCGACGAGTACGTCGACGACTGGGAGCAGGCGGGCCTGCTGGCCGTCGAGATGGAGGCGGCCGCCGTCTTCACGCTCGCCCGGCGGAAGGGGCTGCGCGCCGGCGCCATCTGCACCGTCGACGGCAACCTCGTCGAGGGCACCCAGAAGGGCGAGACCGACGACGACGAACTGCCCGAGAAGGCGAAGGACAACGTCGAGCGCGCGATCCGCATCTCGCTGGAGGCCGCCACGCGGCTCTGA
- a CDS encoding HIT family protein produces MDQVFAPWRIEWVEREGGNDDVDGCVFCAFADGDPAEDRDRRVVARSEDAFVLLNNYPYNPGHVMVIPHAHTGDYRDLDDEVLLDHARLKQRTFDALEEGIGPDAYNAGLNLGGGAAGGSIDDHLHTHVVPRWEGDTNFMPVISDTQVIVEAVDDTYDRLRAAFAEQDGAEVTGEDRAVEFTD; encoded by the coding sequence ATGGACCAGGTCTTCGCCCCGTGGCGCATCGAGTGGGTCGAGCGCGAGGGGGGCAACGACGACGTCGACGGCTGCGTCTTCTGTGCCTTCGCCGACGGCGACCCCGCCGAGGACCGCGACCGGCGGGTCGTCGCCCGCTCGGAGGACGCCTTCGTCCTCCTGAACAACTACCCGTACAACCCCGGTCACGTGATGGTCATCCCCCACGCCCACACCGGCGACTACCGCGACCTGGACGACGAAGTCCTGCTGGACCACGCCCGGCTGAAACAGCGGACCTTCGACGCGCTGGAGGAGGGGATCGGTCCCGACGCCTACAACGCCGGGCTCAACCTCGGCGGCGGCGCCGCCGGCGGCTCCATCGACGACCACCTCCACACCCACGTCGTCCCGCGCTGGGAGGGCGACACCAACTTCATGCCCGTGATCTCCGACACCCAGGTCATCGTCGAGGCCGTCGACGACACCTACGACCGCCTCCGCGCGGCGTTCGCCGAGCAGGACGGCGCCGAAGTCACCGGTGAGGACCGCGCCGTCGAGTTCACCGACTGA
- a CDS encoding erythromycin esterase family protein: MTDDTTATDASTGERTTTETDADADWPPTDDGLVALADRLRERTHALETTDPAADLADLDPLVERLRDARVVGLGEATHGTREFFRLKHRLLRLLVERLDYRLFALEANFAETLAIDEYVVHGRGDPRDALDGIYFWTWDTEEVLALVEWLREFNDGRPVEDRVRFYGVDAQFTAGPAGALLDFFDGRDAEWPDEHRDTLSMLADEGLKADDPDEPADERVADAEAAVDALGTWFDERSDDAVALHRRHLRTLDQAVGVNAAEHDDDVATMATRRDRAMADNVAWMLDHEPHDRVAVWAHDGHLQRGPRRMQWGEAPSMGSHLADRHGDDYYAVGFDFGGGEFQAMVETDDGHELAVCSLDPPPADAATRLFAAVGESCLFLDFDGATDDERLAAWFDDERSVRSLGAVYDADGEPDSANASYRLPEYFDGLVYVAETARARPIERD, encoded by the coding sequence ATGACGGACGACACGACAGCGACCGACGCATCGACAGGCGAACGCACGACGACCGAGACGGACGCAGACGCGGACTGGCCGCCCACCGACGATGGGCTGGTCGCTCTCGCCGACCGCCTCCGTGAGCGGACGCACGCGCTGGAGACGACCGATCCCGCCGCAGACCTGGCGGACCTCGACCCGCTCGTCGAGCGATTGCGCGACGCCCGCGTGGTCGGCCTCGGCGAGGCGACCCACGGGACGCGGGAGTTCTTCCGGCTGAAACACCGACTCCTCCGTTTGCTCGTCGAGAGACTCGACTACCGGCTGTTCGCGCTGGAGGCCAACTTCGCCGAGACGCTCGCCATCGACGAGTACGTCGTCCACGGCCGCGGCGACCCGAGAGACGCGCTCGACGGGATCTACTTCTGGACGTGGGACACCGAGGAAGTGCTCGCGCTCGTCGAGTGGCTCCGCGAGTTCAACGACGGCCGCCCGGTCGAGGACCGGGTGCGGTTCTACGGCGTCGACGCGCAGTTCACGGCCGGACCGGCGGGGGCGCTCCTCGACTTCTTCGACGGCCGCGACGCCGAGTGGCCGGACGAGCACCGGGACACCCTCTCGATGCTGGCCGACGAGGGACTGAAGGCCGACGACCCGGACGAGCCCGCCGACGAGCGAGTGGCCGACGCCGAGGCGGCGGTCGACGCGCTCGGGACGTGGTTCGACGAACGGAGCGACGACGCCGTCGCGCTGCACCGCCGCCACCTCCGGACGCTCGACCAGGCCGTCGGCGTCAACGCGGCCGAACACGACGACGACGTGGCGACGATGGCCACGCGCCGCGACCGCGCGATGGCCGACAACGTGGCGTGGATGCTCGACCACGAACCGCACGACCGCGTCGCCGTGTGGGCGCACGACGGTCACCTCCAGCGCGGCCCCCGCCGGATGCAGTGGGGCGAGGCGCCGTCGATGGGGAGCCACCTCGCGGACCGTCACGGCGACGACTACTACGCCGTCGGCTTCGACTTCGGCGGCGGCGAGTTCCAGGCGATGGTCGAGACCGACGACGGCCACGAGCTGGCGGTCTGCTCGCTCGACCCGCCGCCCGCGGACGCCGCGACCCGGCTGTTCGCGGCGGTCGGGGAGTCGTGCCTGTTCCTCGACTTCGACGGGGCGACCGACGACGAGCGCCTCGCGGCGTGGTTCGACGACGAGCGGTCGGTCCGCTCGCTCGGGGCCGTCTACGACGCCGACGGCGAACCCGACAGTGCGAACGCCAGCTATCGCCTTCCCGAATACTTCGACGGGCTGGTCTACGTCGCGGAGACGGCGCGGGCGCGACCGATCGAGCGGGACTGA
- a CDS encoding GNAT family N-acetyltransferase, with amino-acid sequence MPTRVREVTTDEGWDEAVPILRQLWSHVDDAFVRGWREEDDYRLFGLYETDGGDAADGTGAGPDGTLVAVAGVSVQRVLHHERHLWVHDFVVDEPRRGEGFGSELLDWLDGWARDRGCENLALACWAENDEGRAFYESEGLDVWGQVLEREL; translated from the coding sequence ATGCCGACGCGCGTCCGGGAGGTGACGACCGACGAGGGGTGGGACGAGGCGGTGCCGATACTCCGCCAGCTGTGGAGCCACGTCGACGACGCGTTCGTCCGCGGCTGGCGCGAGGAGGACGACTACCGGCTGTTCGGGCTGTACGAGACCGACGGCGGGGACGCGGCCGACGGGACGGGCGCCGGGCCGGACGGGACGCTCGTCGCGGTCGCCGGCGTCTCGGTCCAGCGGGTGCTCCACCACGAACGGCACCTCTGGGTCCACGACTTCGTGGTCGACGAGCCGCGCCGGGGCGAGGGGTTCGGGAGCGAGTTGCTCGACTGGCTCGACGGGTGGGCCCGCGACCGGGGCTGCGAGAACCTCGCGCTGGCCTGCTGGGCCGAGAACGACGAGGGCCGGGCCTTCTACGAGTCGGAGGGGCTGGACGTGTGGGGGCAGGTGCTGGAGCGCGAACTATAG
- a CDS encoding cation diffusion facilitator family transporter, producing MTDDRPRVLRRVGLLLLGANVALALLKGGAWFATGSLAVQSEAVNSASDAVYSLVTVAGLYLTTRPPDFEHPHGHERIEPFVGLFVALGIFVAGGTVLYQSATALLSGDVAVSRGPTAVAVLAVAAVAKFALYRYVLAAADRHNSPALTATAVDNRNDILTASAAIVGVLGAGVGYPVLDPLAAIVVAVGIVYTGVEVVRDNLGYLLGRAPPEELRREILRRALEHPDVEGAHDVIAHYVGPEIDVSLHIEVEGERTLHEAHDIESAVVDSIRELPEVDDVFVHVDPRELDEWKPDEEVDQLADDRWRSQQE from the coding sequence ATGACAGACGACCGGCCGCGGGTGCTCCGGCGGGTGGGCCTGCTGCTGCTCGGGGCCAATGTCGCCCTCGCGCTGCTGAAGGGCGGCGCGTGGTTCGCGACGGGGAGCCTCGCCGTCCAGTCCGAGGCGGTCAACAGCGCCTCGGACGCCGTCTACTCGCTGGTCACGGTGGCGGGGCTCTATCTCACCACGCGGCCGCCGGACTTCGAACACCCCCACGGCCACGAGCGCATCGAGCCGTTCGTCGGGCTGTTCGTCGCGCTGGGCATCTTCGTCGCCGGCGGCACGGTCCTCTACCAGTCGGCGACGGCACTGCTGTCGGGCGACGTGGCCGTCTCCCGCGGCCCGACGGCGGTCGCGGTGCTGGCCGTCGCCGCCGTCGCGAAGTTCGCCCTCTACCGGTACGTCCTCGCCGCGGCCGACCGGCACAACTCGCCGGCGCTGACCGCCACCGCCGTCGACAACCGCAACGACATCCTGACCGCGAGCGCGGCCATCGTCGGCGTCCTCGGCGCCGGGGTCGGCTACCCGGTGCTGGACCCGCTGGCCGCCATCGTCGTCGCCGTCGGCATCGTCTACACCGGGGTCGAGGTCGTCCGCGACAACCTCGGCTACCTGCTGGGTCGCGCCCCGCCGGAGGAGCTGCGCCGGGAGATACTCCGCCGGGCGCTCGAACACCCGGACGTGGAGGGCGCCCACGACGTGATCGCCCACTACGTCGGCCCTGAGATCGACGTGTCGCTGCACATCGAGGTCGAGGGCGAGCGGACGCTCCACGAGGCCCACGACATCGAGTCGGCCGTCGTCGACTCGATCCGCGAGCTTCCGGAGGTCGACGACGTGTTCGTCCACGTCGACCCCCGGGAACTCGACGAGTGGAAGCCCGACGAGGAGGTCGACCAGCTCGCCGACGACCGCTGGCGCTCCCAGCAGGAGTAG
- the deoC gene encoding deoxyribose-phosphate aldolase, translated as MTTDAADVTGRIEHTVLGPETTPDDVIAVLDAAIEYGLRACIPPCYLELADGYAPTVPLSTVVGFPHGQHTTATKAAEAEDAWEAGADELDVVINVGRLRAGEDDAVADEIEEVVAAVPVPVKVIVETPLLTEEEKRRAAECALEADADYLKTATGFSEGGATVPDVELLAEYLPVKASGGVGSWAEMEAMLDAGAERIGASSGDAIAREFLDQHDTAERSDVSGWDD; from the coding sequence ATGACCACGGACGCGGCGGACGTGACGGGCCGCATCGAGCACACGGTCCTCGGGCCGGAGACGACGCCGGACGACGTGATCGCCGTGCTCGACGCCGCCATCGAGTACGGCCTGCGCGCCTGCATCCCCCCGTGTTACCTCGAACTCGCCGACGGCTACGCGCCGACGGTGCCGCTGTCGACCGTCGTGGGCTTCCCCCACGGCCAGCACACGACCGCGACGAAGGCCGCCGAGGCCGAGGACGCCTGGGAGGCCGGCGCCGACGAACTCGACGTGGTGATCAACGTCGGTCGCCTGCGGGCGGGCGAGGACGACGCCGTCGCCGACGAGATCGAGGAGGTCGTCGCGGCCGTCCCGGTCCCGGTGAAGGTGATCGTCGAGACGCCGCTGCTGACCGAGGAGGAGAAGCGCCGCGCCGCGGAGTGCGCCCTCGAAGCGGACGCCGACTACCTCAAGACCGCGACCGGCTTCTCGGAGGGCGGGGCGACCGTCCCCGACGTGGAACTGCTCGCCGAGTACCTGCCCGTGAAGGCCTCCGGCGGCGTGGGGTCGTGGGCCGAGATGGAGGCGATGCTCGACGCCGGCGCCGAGCGGATCGGGGCGTCGAGCGGGGACGCCATCGCCCGGGAGTTCCTCGACCAGCACGACACCGCCGAGCGGTCGGACGTGAGCGGCTGGGACGATTAG
- a CDS encoding tRNA (N(6)-L-threonylcarbamoyladenosine(37)-C(2))-methylthiotransferase, translating to MARYHIETYGCTANRGESRQIERSLRDGGHHPADGPEEADVAILNTCTVVEKTERNMLRRAEELDRETPADLVVTGCMALAQGEEFEQADVDAEVLHWDEVPEYVRNGECPTTTPDTEPVLDGVVGILPIARGCMSDCSYCITKHATGKIDSPSVEENLEKARALVHAGAKEIRITGQDTGVYGWDEGERKLHVLLDRICSEIEGEFRVRVGMANPKGVHGIREELAEVFAEHDELYNFLHAPVQSGSDDVLGDMRRQHQVSEYVEVVETFDEHLDEWTLSTDFIVGFPTETDRDFEQSMALLRETRPEKINVTRFSKRPGTDAADMKGLGGTVKKERSKAMSELKMDVMEGVYESMVGDVRSVLLTEDGTDDSLVGYDRAYRQVAVPDAQNQGAALGDTVDVEVTGHNTVYALGELA from the coding sequence ATGGCCCGCTATCACATCGAGACCTACGGCTGCACGGCCAACCGGGGTGAGAGCCGCCAGATCGAGCGGTCGCTCCGCGACGGCGGCCACCACCCCGCCGACGGCCCCGAGGAGGCCGACGTGGCGATCCTCAACACCTGCACCGTGGTCGAGAAGACGGAGCGCAACATGCTCCGGCGGGCCGAGGAACTGGACCGCGAGACCCCCGCGGACCTCGTCGTGACTGGCTGTATGGCCCTCGCGCAGGGCGAGGAGTTCGAACAGGCCGACGTGGACGCCGAGGTACTCCACTGGGACGAGGTCCCCGAGTACGTCCGCAACGGCGAGTGCCCGACGACGACGCCCGACACCGAACCGGTACTGGACGGCGTCGTCGGCATCCTCCCCATCGCGCGGGGCTGTATGAGCGACTGCTCGTACTGCATCACCAAGCACGCCACCGGAAAGATCGACTCCCCCTCCGTCGAGGAGAACCTGGAGAAGGCCCGCGCCCTGGTCCACGCCGGCGCGAAGGAGATCCGCATCACCGGCCAGGACACCGGCGTCTACGGCTGGGACGAGGGCGAGCGGAAACTGCACGTCCTGCTCGACCGCATCTGCTCGGAGATAGAGGGTGAGTTCCGGGTGCGGGTGGGCATGGCCAACCCCAAGGGCGTCCACGGCATCCGCGAGGAACTCGCGGAAGTGTTCGCCGAGCACGACGAGCTGTACAACTTCCTGCACGCGCCGGTCCAGTCGGGCAGCGACGACGTGCTCGGCGACATGCGCCGCCAGCACCAGGTCTCCGAGTACGTCGAGGTCGTCGAGACCTTCGACGAGCACCTCGACGAGTGGACCCTCTCGACGGACTTCATCGTCGGGTTCCCCACCGAGACCGACCGCGACTTCGAGCAGTCGATGGCCCTGTTGCGCGAGACCCGCCCGGAGAAGATCAACGTCACGCGCTTCTCGAAGCGGCCGGGCACCGACGCCGCCGACATGAAGGGGCTCGGGGGGACGGTCAAGAAGGAGCGCTCGAAGGCGATGTCGGAACTCAAGATGGACGTGATGGAGGGGGTCTACGAGTCGATGGTCGGCGACGTACGGTCGGTGCTGCTGACCGAGGACGGCACCGACGACTCGCTCGTGGGCTACGACCGCGCCTACCGGCAGGTGGCCGTCCCCGACGCGCAGAACCAGGGCGCGGCGCTGGGCGACACCGTGGACGTGGAGGTCACGGGCCACAACACCGTCTACGCGCTGGGCGAGCTGGCGTAG
- a CDS encoding carotenoid oxygenase family protein, which translates to MSMEAGFELGFSTLDDEVADRSLAVEGSLPEWLDGALVRNGPAIFEVGGDRVAHWFDGLAMLHRFAFEGSSDAVRYTNRALRSETYRRAMATGEIAGQFATGGGYLRRVRQLLFGEPTDNCNVHVARVDDSLVAMTEVPRFRSVDPESLATVGEFAFADALTGHVNCAHVVPDPHRGETVGLLTTFGRPSEYTLYRLPDGSRSREQIATLPADDPAYVHSFALTERYVVLTEHPFVTNPASFLLPGSDSFVDNYDWEPERGTRFRVVDRDTGEVVATRTTDAWFVFHHVNAFEAGPEDAASDAATGGAAGGADALVVDLVAYPDADVVEGLYLAEAADWFESGRDGHLRRFRVPLDGRPVTSESLYEGLELPRVAPGDRTKPYRYAYAQGAAERDGNHVAKVDMRSGESRRWEESGVFVEEPVFVRAPDAERPGDEGVVLVTALNTTESRTDLLVLDGETLAERARAPLPHAVPFGFHGRYFPEW; encoded by the coding sequence ATGTCGATGGAGGCCGGCTTCGAACTGGGGTTCTCGACGCTCGACGACGAGGTGGCCGACCGCTCGCTCGCGGTCGAAGGCTCCCTCCCAGAGTGGCTCGACGGCGCGCTGGTCCGCAACGGGCCGGCGATCTTCGAGGTCGGCGGCGACCGCGTCGCCCACTGGTTCGACGGCCTGGCGATGCTCCACCGGTTCGCCTTCGAGGGAAGTTCCGACGCGGTCCGCTACACCAACCGGGCGCTGCGCTCGGAGACCTACCGCCGCGCGATGGCGACCGGCGAGATCGCGGGCCAGTTCGCCACCGGTGGCGGCTACCTCCGTCGCGTCCGGCAACTCCTGTTCGGCGAACCGACGGACAACTGCAACGTCCACGTCGCCCGCGTCGACGACTCGCTGGTCGCGATGACCGAGGTCCCCCGCTTTCGCTCGGTCGACCCCGAGTCGCTGGCGACCGTCGGCGAGTTCGCCTTCGCCGACGCGCTGACCGGCCACGTCAACTGCGCGCACGTCGTCCCCGACCCCCACCGCGGCGAGACGGTCGGCCTCCTCACCACCTTCGGCCGGCCCAGCGAGTACACGCTCTACCGGCTCCCCGACGGCTCGCGCTCCCGCGAGCAGATCGCGACGCTGCCGGCCGACGACCCCGCCTACGTCCACAGCTTCGCGCTGACCGAGCGGTACGTCGTCCTCACGGAACACCCGTTCGTCACGAACCCCGCTTCCTTCCTCTTGCCGGGGTCGGACAGCTTCGTCGACAACTACGACTGGGAACCCGAGCGCGGGACCCGCTTTCGCGTCGTCGACCGCGACACCGGCGAGGTGGTCGCGACCCGCACGACCGACGCCTGGTTCGTCTTCCACCACGTCAACGCCTTCGAGGCCGGACCGGAGGACGCGGCGAGCGACGCCGCGACCGGCGGGGCGGCCGGCGGCGCCGACGCGCTCGTCGTCGACCTCGTCGCGTACCCGGACGCCGACGTGGTCGAGGGGCTGTACCTCGCCGAGGCGGCCGACTGGTTCGAGAGCGGGCGGGACGGCCACCTCCGGCGGTTCAGGGTCCCGCTCGACGGTCGTCCGGTGACGAGCGAGTCGCTGTACGAGGGGCTGGAACTCCCGCGGGTCGCCCCGGGCGACCGGACGAAGCCGTACCGCTACGCCTACGCGCAGGGGGCCGCCGAGCGCGACGGCAACCACGTCGCGAAGGTCGACATGCGGTCGGGCGAGTCCCGGCGGTGGGAGGAGTCGGGTGTGTTCGTGGAGGAACCGGTCTTCGTCCGCGCGCCCGACGCCGAGCGGCCGGGCGACGAAGGGGTCGTGCTGGTAACCGCGCTGAACACGACCGAGTCCCGGACCGACCTCCTGGTGCTCGACGGCGAGACGCTGGCGGAGCGGGCGCGGGCGCCGCTGCCCCACGCCGTCCCGTTCGGCTTCCACGGGCGGTACTTCCCCGAGTGGTGA
- a CDS encoding HPP family protein, translating into MRGPFGDRIYAAVARLRRLERRELRAFRRWVERTSNLVHLSVLVFVPLLIAVVTLLFNSIDRLSFLLFPPLASGTYTLFANPEGKYASPARFVAGLTVGSLCGWAALALGSALGVGAAGAGASAPGGLTVGAFEAAVAVFLAGASTWALDVEEPSAYSTALLGLLVRPGHELVFALSVLLASSVVALVFVAWREQFYDRRAQFLYESTHGDDHVLVPMRGENPDATAMFGARLAAAHDAGKVVLLDVVDDEAVASAERDLLDDGRRADRRVATDGGRGGHDDGAPVPDDGRDHRGDADPESGDAGGTGDGPDRAVDDAGLDDHAEERAVAQAATHLEARADEIETRVGVPCQVVVAVGGRSPAATVLGTARETGCDLVATAYEQRHGALTPYVYDLFRGEIDVVVHRSAAGRTRWKRALVPVRRASDVAHSMLDFARRLVGRSGRISVCSCVSSDRERRRAEAMLADLVEPFDGGFETRVATESIERYLADNADDFDLVFMGASTDRSAASRLVSPPTFERIQHLDTDVAIVDRS; encoded by the coding sequence ATGCGCGGGCCGTTCGGCGACCGGATCTACGCGGCGGTCGCGCGGCTCCGGCGGCTCGAACGGCGGGAGCTGCGGGCCTTCCGCCGCTGGGTCGAGCGGACGAGCAACCTCGTCCACCTGTCGGTGCTGGTGTTCGTCCCGCTGCTGATCGCCGTCGTGACGCTGCTGTTCAACAGCATCGACCGGCTCTCGTTCCTGCTCTTCCCGCCGCTGGCGTCGGGCACGTACACGCTGTTCGCGAACCCGGAGGGGAAGTACGCCTCGCCGGCGCGGTTCGTCGCGGGGCTGACGGTCGGGTCGCTCTGTGGCTGGGCCGCGCTGGCGCTGGGGTCGGCGCTCGGGGTGGGGGCGGCGGGGGCCGGCGCGAGCGCCCCCGGCGGGCTGACCGTCGGCGCGTTCGAGGCCGCCGTCGCCGTCTTCCTCGCCGGAGCGAGCACCTGGGCGCTCGACGTCGAGGAGCCGTCGGCCTACTCGACGGCGCTGCTGGGGCTGCTCGTCCGGCCGGGCCACGAGCTGGTGTTCGCGCTGTCGGTGCTGCTGGCGAGCAGCGTCGTCGCGCTGGTGTTCGTCGCCTGGCGCGAACAGTTCTACGACCGGCGCGCCCAGTTCCTCTACGAGTCGACCCACGGCGACGACCACGTCCTCGTCCCGATGCGCGGGGAGAACCCCGACGCGACGGCCATGTTCGGCGCCCGCCTCGCGGCCGCCCACGACGCCGGGAAGGTCGTCCTGCTGGACGTGGTCGACGACGAGGCCGTCGCCAGCGCCGAGCGCGACCTGCTCGACGACGGCCGGCGGGCCGACCGCCGGGTCGCGACCGACGGCGGCCGCGGAGGGCACGACGACGGCGCCCCGGTCCCGGACGACGGCCGTGACCACCGCGGCGACGCCGACCCGGAGAGCGGGGACGCCGGCGGGACCGGGGACGGGCCCGACCGCGCGGTCGACGACGCCGGGCTCGACGACCACGCCGAGGAGCGGGCGGTCGCCCAGGCGGCCACCCACCTCGAGGCGCGCGCGGACGAGATCGAGACGCGGGTGGGGGTCCCCTGCCAGGTGGTCGTCGCCGTGGGCGGCCGGTCGCCGGCGGCCACCGTCCTCGGGACCGCCCGCGAGACCGGCTGCGACCTGGTCGCGACGGCCTACGAGCAGCGCCACGGCGCGCTGACCCCCTACGTCTACGACCTGTTCCGCGGCGAGATCGACGTGGTCGTCCACCGCTCGGCGGCCGGCCGGACCCGCTGGAAGCGCGCGCTGGTGCCGGTCCGCCGGGCCAGCGACGTGGCCCACAGCATGCTCGACTTCGCCCGCCGGCTGGTCGGGCGCTCCGGGCGGATCAGCGTCTGTTCGTGCGTGTCGAGCGACCGGGAGCGCCGCCGCGCCGAGGCGATGCTCGCGGACCTGGTCGAGCCGTTCGACGGCGGCTTCGAGACCCGGGTGGCCACCGAGTCCATCGAGCGCTACCTCGCCGACAACGCCGACGACTTCGACCTGGTGTTCATGGGCGCCAGCACCGACCGCTCGGCGGCCTCGCGGCTGGTCTCGCCGCCGACGTTCGAGCGCATCCAGCACCTGGATACCGACGTGGCGATCGTCGACCGGTCGTGA
- a CDS encoding DUF63 family protein: protein MQILPSGLVVPPLPYAITLAVLSVAAVAALYLLDPPVTARQVLALSPWMVAGGAFHALYQAGLILDPLEPFFAAPAVYVTTFVLAAGVWLPAVVRAQMLDDPAPIARYLGIVGGALVLALTVLAYAFAAGRVDSTTALVWLPLGFLGAAVLTAPVYYLVALKWTAAVDRAGVAGPLVVFAHALDGFSTAIGVDVVGTGERTPIPRRIMDFAETLPTYPYIGKGWLFAVVKLVVAAGIVVLLADLVEEEPTQGNVLFAFVAAVGMGPAANNLFLFLIGPAI, encoded by the coding sequence ATGCAGATCCTCCCGAGCGGGCTCGTGGTCCCGCCGCTGCCGTACGCGATCACGCTGGCGGTCCTGTCGGTGGCGGCGGTCGCCGCGCTCTACCTGCTGGACCCGCCGGTCACCGCCCGGCAAGTCCTCGCGCTCTCGCCGTGGATGGTCGCCGGGGGCGCCTTCCACGCGCTGTACCAGGCCGGGCTGATCCTCGACCCGCTCGAACCCTTCTTCGCCGCGCCCGCGGTGTACGTGACGACGTTCGTCCTCGCCGCCGGCGTCTGGCTCCCCGCGGTCGTCCGCGCCCAGATGCTCGACGACCCCGCCCCGATCGCCCGCTACCTCGGGATCGTCGGCGGGGCGCTCGTGCTCGCGCTGACGGTCCTGGCCTACGCCTTCGCCGCCGGGCGCGTCGACTCGACGACCGCGCTGGTGTGGCTCCCGCTCGGGTTCCTCGGCGCCGCCGTGCTCACCGCGCCCGTCTACTACCTGGTCGCGCTCAAGTGGACGGCCGCGGTCGACCGCGCGGGCGTCGCCGGCCCGCTGGTCGTGTTCGCCCACGCGCTCGACGGCTTCTCGACAGCCATCGGCGTCGACGTGGTCGGCACCGGCGAGCGCACCCCGATCCCCCGCCGGATCATGGACTTCGCCGAGACGCTCCCCACCTACCCCTACATCGGCAAGGGGTGGCTGTTCGCGGTCGTCAAACTCGTCGTCGCCGCCGGCATCGTCGTCCTGCTGGCCGACCTCGTCGAGGAGGAGCCCACGCAGGGCAACGTCCTGTTCGCCTTCGTCGCCGCCGTCGGCATGGGTCCCGCCGCCAACAACCTCTTCCTGTTCCTGATCGGCCCCGCGATCTGA